The Propionibacterium freudenreichii subsp. freudenreichii genome contains a region encoding:
- a CDS encoding tetratricopeptide repeat protein, which produces MSARTGGTARRTGTAQKGGPTPKGRRRRRTLVVACWLVVVVLGLAALRIGGLMVDESRAMDHYDHKDYVAARSGFARTTVLNPFNPWIGHFNAGTADYRLGDFVAAGTDFSKALTLAPPADKCMVGLNLAWSWEALGDMQRDGGHTDQAQESLNRAKQIVVALNCSQQPSPGSSSGAQPSGSSQASASSSPASASPSVQPSGSSAPSSSASGQDQGDASTARGQQEQTEQRVQSKIDRLQQSSASSAPDEATQQEQLQRREQEAQVANQQQGDNGANPTTQPTRRSW; this is translated from the coding sequence ATGAGCGCGCGTACGGGTGGCACTGCGCGAAGGACTGGCACTGCACAGAAGGGCGGACCCACCCCGAAGGGCCGGCGTCGCCGCCGGACGTTGGTGGTGGCGTGTTGGCTGGTGGTCGTCGTGTTGGGCCTGGCGGCGTTGCGCATCGGCGGGCTCATGGTTGACGAGTCCCGTGCCATGGACCATTACGACCACAAGGACTATGTCGCGGCGCGCTCGGGCTTTGCCCGCACGACGGTGCTCAACCCGTTCAACCCCTGGATCGGCCATTTCAACGCTGGCACGGCCGACTACCGGCTCGGTGACTTCGTGGCCGCCGGCACTGATTTCTCGAAGGCCCTGACGCTTGCCCCGCCGGCCGACAAGTGCATGGTCGGGCTCAACCTGGCGTGGTCGTGGGAGGCGCTGGGCGACATGCAGCGCGACGGCGGCCACACCGACCAGGCCCAGGAATCGCTGAACCGGGCCAAGCAGATCGTGGTGGCGCTGAACTGTTCCCAGCAGCCCAGCCCGGGATCCTCGTCCGGCGCACAGCCGTCGGGGTCGTCGCAGGCGTCCGCGTCGTCCTCGCCGGCATCGGCCAGCCCATCCGTGCAGCCCTCGGGGTCGTCGGCACCCTCGTCGAGTGCGTCCGGGCAGGACCAGGGCGACGCAAGCACCGCCCGGGGTCAGCAGGAGCAGACCGAGCAGCGCGTGCAGTCGAAGATCGACCGCTTGCAGCAGTCCAGCGCGTCCAGCGCGCCCGACGAGGCCACCCAGCAGGAGCAGCTGCAGCGCCGTGAGCAGGAGGCGCAGGTCGCCAACCAGCAACAGGGTGACAACGGGGCGAATCCGACGACACAGCCGACCCGCAGGAGCTGGTGA
- a CDS encoding vWA domain-containing protein, with the protein MSFQPIWWVIVAGLALTGVTVALVRADRGAPAREARVAHRWVRLAICLLVVLIGVHPVIGRTSPPKPAPAGADVVVLIDRTTSMGAEDYDGNQPRIAGVASDVAQLVSDHPGARFAVIAMDNDARVEVPFTTDGQAVASYAAAIGWRENPRGTGSDISVGVDQARQLLDASRAERPGAQRLFVYCGDGEQTIDQPPRSFASLAGDLDDALVLGYGTSAGAPMQIYPGSGDYVSYQGSRAVSHLDEATLQAIAAQTGGHYDHRTAPGPLPATGLAASASAAHTEPGRTVEVYWVFALVLAGLLGVETWSAVGRYRRVRAQMADRAPGPHAGRGERA; encoded by the coding sequence ATGAGCTTCCAACCGATCTGGTGGGTGATCGTCGCCGGCCTGGCCCTGACCGGCGTCACCGTGGCGCTCGTGCGCGCCGATCGTGGGGCACCTGCGCGGGAGGCCCGGGTGGCCCACCGCTGGGTGCGCCTGGCGATCTGCCTGCTCGTGGTGCTCATCGGGGTGCACCCGGTGATCGGGCGCACCAGCCCGCCGAAGCCGGCCCCGGCGGGCGCCGACGTGGTGGTGCTCATCGACCGCACCACGTCCATGGGCGCCGAGGACTACGACGGCAACCAGCCGCGCATCGCGGGCGTCGCCTCCGACGTGGCCCAGCTGGTCTCCGACCATCCGGGTGCCCGCTTCGCGGTGATCGCCATGGACAACGACGCCCGCGTGGAGGTGCCCTTCACCACCGATGGCCAGGCGGTGGCCAGCTACGCCGCCGCGATCGGATGGCGTGAGAACCCGCGCGGCACCGGGAGCGACATCTCCGTGGGCGTCGACCAGGCCCGGCAACTGCTCGATGCGTCCCGGGCCGAGCGTCCCGGCGCGCAGCGACTGTTCGTCTACTGCGGCGACGGGGAGCAGACGATCGACCAACCTCCGCGCTCCTTCGCGTCGCTGGCCGGCGACCTGGATGATGCGCTCGTGCTCGGCTATGGCACCAGTGCCGGGGCGCCGATGCAGATCTACCCGGGCTCGGGCGACTATGTGAGCTATCAGGGCTCGCGGGCCGTCTCGCACCTCGACGAGGCGACCCTGCAGGCGATTGCGGCGCAGACCGGCGGCCACTACGACCATCGCACCGCGCCAGGCCCGCTGCCCGCCACGGGGTTGGCGGCCAGTGCCTCCGCCGCGCACACCGAACCTGGACGCACCGTGGAGGTCTACTGGGTGTTCGCGTTGGTGCTGGCCGGGCTGTTGGGCGTCGAGACCTGGAGCGCGGTGGGTCGCTACCGCCGGGTGCGCGCGCAAATGGCGGACCGCGCGCCCGGGCCTCACGCTGGACGGGGGGAGCGGGCATGA